The following is a genomic window from Acidimicrobiales bacterium.
GGCCCGCCACCGGTCCGTGGCGGCCCCCCAGGACGGCGCCGTGCCTGTACTGCCCGGCGGGGTGGTCGCCCACCTTCCGTTCGTGCTGGCGTCTCGGCCCGGCCGCCTTCGGGCGGGCGACCCGGCACCGGTGCGGCGACGGTGGCCGATCGGCGACCCGCCACCGCGGGTCTCGGTGCTGATCCCGACGAGGGACCAGGGGCGCCTGCTGGAGGCCTGCCTGACCAGCCTTCGATCGGTGACCACCTACCCGGACGTGGAGGTAGTGGTGGTCGACCACGAGTCGACCGAGCAACGGGCCCGCGACGTGATCGACGCCCTGGCCGACGACCCGGACGCAGTGGTGGTGCCGTTCTCGGGGCCGTTCAACTTCGCTGCGATGTGCAACCGGGCAGCCGAGGCGGCCTCCGGTGACGTGCTGGTGCTGCTCAACAACGACACCGAGGTTCTGGCACCGGACTGGCTGGACGAGTTCGTCGGCCAGTTGGGCCGCCCGGAGGTCGGCGTGGTCGGCGCGCTCCTGTTGTTCACCGATGGGACGATCCAGCACGCCGGCGTGCACCCGGGGGTGGGTGGCCTGATGGGACACGGCCACAAGTACCGACCCGGCGACGACGGTGGCTACCACGGGCGGCTCACGGTGGCCCACGAGGTGGCCGCGGTGACCGGAGCGTGCCTGGGCGTTACGAGGGCGCTGTGGGACCGCCTGGGCGGGCTGGACGAGGAGCACCTGGCCGTGGCCTACAACGACATCGACCTGTGCCTCCGGGCCCGCGAAGCCGGACTGAGGGTGGTGCTGGCGCCCCACGCGGTGCTGCACCACCACGAGTCGGTGTCGAGGGGCTACGACGACGACCCGCTGCGCCGGGCCCGCCTGGGGCGCGAGGTGGCGGTCATGGAGGAACGCTGGGGTAGCGCCCTGACAGTCGACCCGGCCCACAGCCCGAACCTGGCACTGGACGGCGACGGCTTCACAACGGCCGCTGTCCCACGGGCGACTCCCCCGTGGCGGGCCTGAACGGCCCGGCCGGGCGTCAGTCGACGTTGGTGAACGACAGGTAGGCGAGGCGCTTGGCCTCGAGGCGACCCTTGGCTATGGAGTCCAGCACGAGGCCGGCGGTGGTCATGAGCAGGCCCACCACGACGAGGCCTGTGGCCAGGATGGCGGTCGGCAGGCGGGGCACGAGGCCCGTCTGGGCGTAGGTGACGGCCAACGGGATGCCGAGGGCCACCGAGGCCGCGTAGCAGGCTCCGGCGATCCATCCGAAGAAC
Proteins encoded in this region:
- a CDS encoding glycosyltransferase — translated: MPTAPRPFGVRRRTLRSAWMLLRSGDLAGFARRLWRRLVALLRALGRLGGPVGHVQWRERWVDLTDGEREVVAGWASATRFAVVVGDGPPEAVEATVASLAAQLHDGWVLSASAPDVATVGTTAGVADWVVDLQAGVVLHEAALATVARAIDADPGLRLVYADFDHLDADGVPTDPCFLPDWNPDLFDGLGRIGPLVARHRSVAAPQDGAVPVLPGGVVAHLPFVLASRPGRLRAGDPAPVRRRWPIGDPPPRVSVLIPTRDQGRLLEACLTSLRSVTTYPDVEVVVVDHESTEQRARDVIDALADDPDAVVVPFSGPFNFAAMCNRAAEAASGDVLVLLNNDTEVLAPDWLDEFVGQLGRPEVGVVGALLLFTDGTIQHAGVHPGVGGLMGHGHKYRPGDDGGYHGRLTVAHEVAAVTGACLGVTRALWDRLGGLDEEHLAVAYNDIDLCLRAREAGLRVVLAPHAVLHHHESVSRGYDDDPLRRARLGREVAVMEERWGSALTVDPAHSPNLALDGDGFTTAAVPRATPPWRA